From the Leptolyngbya sp. O-77 genome, one window contains:
- the prmC gene encoding peptide chain release factor N(5)-glutamine methyltransferase, which yields MKAETVAETVAETVAETVAETVAGDRLWQWRQAARQSAIAHQVNPAEVDWLLQHGAGVAPLLLKLGPPFSREIPLNRSLADLTQLWQARLRDRVPVQYLVGRVPWREFDLTVSPAVLIPRPETELLIDLAKSAALQCGLPLNEPSHWADLGTGSGAIALGLASVFPLATIHAVDRSEPALAIARQNADTAGMGDRIQFHQGDWFEPLAPLAGQLQGIVSNPPYIPTDDLPHLDPEVVRHEPPTALDGGPDGLDCIRYIVHTAPRYLKPGGLLLLEMMVSQAPAVAQLLSKTRQYTTVQIHPDLAGIERFAVSVRR from the coding sequence TTGAAGGCTGAAACGGTGGCTGAAACGGTGGCTGAGACGGTGGCTGAGACGGTGGCTGAGACGGTGGCGGGCGATCGCCTCTGGCAGTGGCGGCAGGCTGCGCGTCAGTCGGCGATCGCCCATCAGGTCAATCCAGCAGAGGTCGATTGGCTGCTGCAACATGGAGCTGGCGTAGCGCCACTGCTGCTAAAGCTTGGCCCACCGTTTTCACGAGAAATCCCGCTCAACCGTTCCCTCGCTGACCTGACCCAGCTCTGGCAGGCGCGGCTCCGCGACCGGGTGCCTGTGCAATATCTGGTCGGCCGGGTGCCCTGGCGAGAGTTTGACCTGACCGTGTCGCCTGCGGTGCTGATTCCGCGTCCAGAGACAGAACTGCTGATTGACCTGGCAAAATCGGCAGCTTTGCAATGTGGCTTGCCCCTGAATGAACCTAGTCACTGGGCTGATCTAGGCACGGGCAGCGGGGCGATCGCCCTTGGGCTAGCCTCGGTCTTTCCGCTAGCGACGATTCACGCGGTGGACAGGAGCGAACCCGCGCTGGCGATCGCCCGACAAAATGCCGATACTGCTGGAATGGGCGATCGCATCCAGTTTCACCAAGGCGACTGGTTCGAGCCGCTAGCCCCCCTTGCCGGACAGCTACAGGGCATCGTCTCAAACCCGCCCTACATCCCTACGGACGACTTGCCCCATCTTGACCCAGAGGTCGTTCGCCACGAACCCCCCACCGCCCTCGACGGCGGCCCCGACGGGCTAGACTGCATTCGCTATATTGTCCACACCGCCCCCCGCTACCTGAAACCAGGCGGACTCTTGCTGTTGGAAATGATGGTCAGCCAGGCCCCAGCCGTCGCCCAACTCCTCAGCAAAACGAGACAATACACCACGGTTCAGATTCATCCCGACCTGGCCGGAATCGAGCGATTTGCCGTCAGCGTGAGGAGGTGA